The following are from one region of the Salvia hispanica cultivar TCC Black 2014 chromosome 1, UniMelb_Shisp_WGS_1.0, whole genome shotgun sequence genome:
- the LOC125201918 gene encoding uncharacterized protein LOC125201918, with protein sequence MTVAHATAAMEDNRSAPSTARVQPSASKFKRWGRRSPFLRYGLPMISLTVIGALGLGHLLQGSKDIAKVRDDQEWEIIETRKALSRTGPLNAYNPKKTSLEEELKALQQMVDIDNYEYKKIPSCGTRTYL encoded by the exons ATGACGGTTGCTCATGCGACGGCGGCAATGGAAGATAACCGATCAGCGCCATCGACGGCTAGGGTTCAGCCGTCAGCCTCGAAGTTCAAGCGCTGGGGCAGGCGATCACCATTTCTGAGATATGGTCTTCCGATGATCTCACTCACTGTTATTGGAGCACTGGGACTCGGTCATCTACTTCAAGGGAG CAAGGACATTGCTAAAGTGAGGGATGACCAAGAATGGGAAATTATTGAGACAAGAAAAGCACTATCACGAACCGGACCTCTTAATGCTTACAACCCTAAAAAGACATCGCTGGAGGAAGAGCTGAAG GCTTTGCAACAAATGGTTGACATAgataattatgaatacaaGAAAATTCCAAGTTGCGGTACTCGTACATACCTTTAG